From one Caldithrix abyssi DSM 13497 genomic stretch:
- a CDS encoding FlgD immunoglobulin-like domain containing protein: MIILIAFMANVLWATGITFTFENIMITRASGLMYYEFDVMAQADQAGTRIGDNQVYINYNTLGFGTNVAANGKITVEKGTLLSGELVAGLPLYGIVQVVDNADSRFAVTVEYKYPDSPGSANELLTTPEQLLHIKIEIADSNQTAGLSFEEALMVGQQYQSDNSTKYSPVVATDTDDSPLDDTPSAVEQNGQVVPDRFYLYSNYPNPFNPSTTLKFDLPQNVQNVRLVIYDILGRQVAVLYSGSLMAGRYTYIWNGQNQFGAPMPTGVYFASFKADNYSKTIKMMLVK; the protein is encoded by the coding sequence TTGATTATATTAATCGCCTTTATGGCCAATGTCCTGTGGGCAACGGGCATTACTTTTACCTTTGAAAATATCATGATCACCAGGGCGTCGGGCTTGATGTACTACGAGTTTGACGTGATGGCGCAAGCCGATCAGGCAGGCACCAGAATCGGGGATAATCAGGTTTACATCAACTACAATACGCTTGGCTTCGGAACGAATGTGGCGGCCAATGGCAAAATCACCGTAGAAAAAGGAACACTGCTCAGCGGCGAACTGGTAGCCGGCCTGCCGTTATACGGAATTGTACAGGTGGTCGATAATGCCGATTCACGATTTGCGGTTACTGTTGAATACAAGTACCCGGACTCGCCTGGCTCGGCCAACGAACTTTTGACCACTCCAGAACAACTGCTGCACATTAAAATCGAAATTGCCGATTCCAACCAGACGGCCGGACTCAGCTTTGAAGAGGCGTTGATGGTCGGGCAGCAATATCAATCGGATAATTCAACTAAATACTCGCCGGTGGTGGCTACCGATACCGATGACAGTCCCCTGGACGACACGCCAAGCGCCGTGGAGCAAAATGGCCAGGTCGTTCCTGATCGATTTTATCTGTACAGCAACTATCCCAATCCCTTTAACCCGAGTACGACGTTGAAGTTTGACCTGCCGCAAAATGTACAGAATGTGCGATTGGTCATTTACGATATTCTCGGACGCCAGGTGGCCGTGCTCTATTCCGGCAGCCTGATGGCAGGACGCTACACCTATATCTGGAACGGACAAAATCAATTTGGCGCGCCCATGCCTACCGGAGTTTACTTTGCCAGTTTTAAAGCAGATAACTATTCTAAAACCATTAAAATGATGCTGGTCAAATAA
- a CDS encoding MmgE/PrpD family protein, whose product MKGMASMQKEFITYKMAQFTRRLTFEDLDQTTIQNVKRFLLDSIGCAFGGSLTDDVAIMRSFYNDMGGKEDASVINSARKLPVLNAALLNSLMIRALDYNDIYWEEDPSHPSDLIPAVLTPAEVLHKTGKELITAIVLAYEWEQRLCEFAKPGLRERKWHHATLTGFAAPLAAGKILDLSEEQLTHAVGISASHTFTLGVVTAGHLTMMKNTVDPMATQAGLQGALLAQRGYEGPAHVIDGKEGLVDTLGGRFDLDILLDGLGESFRINRCSMKAFPTEALTHTPLSAVLQLMKEKQIDKDSIEEVIIETIARAADILADPTKYDPQTRETADHSLPYCVAAVIVDGAVTPESFTQEKIFDPQIRALLPKIKVVVNEEFEKTFPALKQAAAKIKTKNGKTFRKVLDYPIGDYRTPMDEETLLKKFDSMVLAVTGQRRRDQIVAMVNQLEMVEDTAELMRLLKG is encoded by the coding sequence ATGAAAGGAATGGCAAGCATGCAAAAAGAATTCATCACTTATAAAATGGCGCAATTTACCAGGCGCCTCACCTTTGAAGATCTTGATCAAACGACCATTCAAAACGTAAAGCGTTTTTTGCTCGATTCCATAGGTTGTGCCTTTGGCGGAAGCTTAACCGACGACGTGGCAATTATGCGGTCATTTTACAATGATATGGGCGGTAAAGAAGATGCGAGCGTTATTAATTCTGCCCGAAAGCTACCTGTTTTAAATGCCGCATTACTTAACTCGTTGATGATTCGCGCCCTGGATTATAATGACATTTACTGGGAAGAGGATCCTTCGCATCCCAGTGATTTAATTCCCGCCGTTTTAACTCCGGCAGAAGTTTTACACAAAACCGGCAAAGAGCTGATTACCGCCATTGTGCTGGCTTACGAATGGGAACAACGCCTGTGCGAATTTGCCAAACCGGGCCTGCGCGAACGTAAATGGCATCACGCCACGCTGACCGGCTTTGCGGCGCCTTTGGCTGCCGGCAAAATACTCGATCTTTCTGAAGAACAATTGACGCACGCCGTGGGCATCTCAGCTTCGCACACCTTTACGCTGGGCGTGGTTACGGCCGGTCATTTGACCATGATGAAAAACACAGTTGATCCCATGGCCACGCAGGCAGGCCTTCAGGGTGCCTTATTAGCGCAACGGGGTTACGAAGGCCCCGCTCACGTTATAGACGGCAAAGAGGGACTGGTGGATACCCTTGGCGGGCGGTTTGATCTGGATATTCTGCTCGACGGCCTGGGAGAGAGCTTCCGCATCAACCGCTGCTCCATGAAAGCATTTCCCACTGAAGCGTTGACGCACACGCCGCTGTCAGCCGTTTTACAACTGATGAAAGAGAAGCAAATCGATAAAGATTCTATTGAAGAGGTAATCATCGAAACCATTGCCCGTGCGGCGGATATTCTGGCGGATCCGACCAAATACGACCCACAAACGCGTGAAACGGCCGACCACAGTTTGCCCTATTGCGTGGCTGCCGTCATTGTGGATGGCGCCGTCACTCCGGAATCGTTTACTCAGGAAAAAATCTTCGATCCGCAAATACGCGCCCTTTTGCCTAAAATTAAGGTGGTGGTTAATGAAGAATTTGAAAAGACCTTTCCGGCTTTAAAACAGGCAGCCGCCAAAATTAAAACCAAAAACGGCAAAACCTTCCGTAAGGTGCTGGACTACCCCATTGGCGATTACCGCACACCTATGGATGAGGAGACCTTGTTGAAAAAATTTGATTCCATGGTTCTGGCTGTGACAGGACAGCGCAGACGCGATCAGATTGTAGCAATGGTCAATCAACTGGAAATGGTAGAGGACACAGCGGAATTGATGAGATTGTTAAAGGGGTAA
- the rlmB gene encoding 23S rRNA (guanosine(2251)-2'-O)-methyltransferase RlmB, which yields MYVYGRQPVLEALHSKYRVKSVFLAKESTGRAIGLIERACRNKQIRLIKKTKNDLQKYVGPVVHQGAVAEIEFQPFLTDESFHKLVEETENPFLLVLDHIQDTHNMGAILRTAEIVGVHCVIVPVKGSAPLNATVAKTSAGALFYNTFFQTENLEEVLQRLTESNISIFAAQPHDGTIIYHADFKQGTAIVIGSEDKGVRKNLLKFCNNSIKIPQFGKVNSLNASVSTAVILYEVVRQRNFAN from the coding sequence ATGTACGTTTATGGCCGACAACCCGTTCTGGAGGCGCTGCATTCAAAATATCGCGTTAAAAGCGTTTTTTTGGCTAAAGAGTCCACCGGCAGGGCAATTGGGTTAATCGAACGCGCCTGCCGAAACAAACAGATTCGTTTAATTAAAAAGACCAAGAATGATTTGCAAAAATATGTGGGACCCGTTGTTCATCAGGGTGCGGTCGCTGAAATCGAGTTCCAGCCTTTTTTAACAGATGAGTCTTTCCACAAACTGGTTGAGGAAACAGAAAATCCGTTTTTACTCGTGCTGGATCACATTCAGGATACGCACAACATGGGCGCCATTTTGCGAACGGCTGAAATTGTCGGCGTTCATTGCGTTATTGTGCCTGTAAAAGGAAGCGCGCCTTTAAACGCTACGGTGGCCAAAACCTCGGCTGGCGCTCTGTTTTACAACACCTTTTTTCAAACGGAAAATTTAGAAGAGGTCTTACAACGGCTGACAGAAAGCAATATTTCGATTTTTGCTGCGCAGCCACATGACGGCACGATTATTTACCACGCCGATTTCAAACAGGGAACAGCCATTGTTATTGGCAGTGAAGATAAGGGCGTCCGTAAAAATCTTTTAAAATTTTGTAATAATTCAATCAAAATCCCGCAGTTTGGCAAAGTGAATTCATTGAACGCCTCGGTTTCCACGGCTGTTATCCTGTACGAAGTGGTTCGACAGCGAAACTTTGCTAACTGA
- a CDS encoding bifunctional response regulator/alkaline phosphatase family protein, translating into MPRILWVDDEIERLQAHILFLKEKGYEVATATNGDDALYKVKHQDFDLVLIDEMMPGKDGLTTLNEIKDLYPYLPVIMITKNEEESLMEEAIGQRIDDYLTKPVNPSQILMACKKILDRKNIIEERRTQVLSNQMSQLSLALMNPLSIDDWIDLALKVFKLDMDLDELSDQNFRSILYEHRRELNVEFGKFIEKNYGAWVHSEGQANRPVFSTDIIKNYVLPLLKKGKKVAFIVIDCLRLDQWLSLEPYFSDWFRIEREHYYSILPTATPFSRNALFSGLFPEDIEKYYPDLWSLNEDDESLNRYEKELLDLQLKRNGLDLGNKLKYVKIMNNEDLRRLNKSLNNLMDARLLSIVVNIVDIIAHSRSDLPILKEIAPDEAAFRTLTRSWFEHSPLLSIIREIGKSGTVVFITSDHGSVRGLRGTRVIGDRETSTNLRYKYGRSLKADPKHTIFIKEPAEWRLPKRGINTTYVFAKEDFYLVYPTNYNKYLHYYKDSFQHGGVSLEEMLLPIVRLESKE; encoded by the coding sequence ATGCCGCGCATTTTATGGGTAGATGACGAAATTGAACGTTTACAGGCGCATATTTTGTTTTTAAAAGAAAAAGGTTACGAAGTGGCCACCGCCACCAACGGAGATGATGCGCTCTACAAAGTAAAGCATCAGGATTTTGACCTGGTATTAATTGATGAGATGATGCCCGGCAAAGACGGCCTGACCACCTTGAATGAAATAAAGGACCTGTATCCTTATCTGCCCGTAATAATGATTACCAAAAACGAAGAAGAGTCGTTAATGGAAGAGGCCATCGGGCAGCGCATCGACGACTACCTGACCAAGCCCGTGAACCCCAGCCAGATATTGATGGCCTGTAAAAAAATTCTCGATCGTAAAAATATTATTGAAGAACGGCGCACCCAGGTGCTCAGCAATCAGATGAGTCAGCTGTCGCTGGCTTTGATGAATCCGCTTTCCATCGACGATTGGATTGATCTGGCGTTAAAAGTGTTTAAACTTGACATGGATCTGGACGAGCTTTCCGACCAGAATTTTCGCTCCATCCTTTACGAGCATCGACGTGAATTAAACGTTGAATTCGGTAAATTTATCGAAAAAAATTACGGCGCATGGGTGCATAGCGAGGGGCAGGCCAACCGTCCGGTTTTTAGTACGGATATCATAAAAAATTACGTACTGCCTTTACTAAAAAAAGGCAAAAAAGTGGCCTTCATCGTAATAGACTGTTTGCGTCTGGATCAATGGCTTTCTCTGGAGCCCTATTTTTCGGACTGGTTTCGTATTGAGCGCGAACATTACTATTCTATTTTGCCCACAGCCACGCCTTTTTCCAGAAACGCTCTGTTCAGCGGACTTTTCCCGGAAGATATTGAAAAATACTACCCCGACCTGTGGTCCCTTAATGAAGACGACGAAAGCTTAAATCGCTACGAAAAAGAGCTGCTGGATTTGCAATTAAAGCGCAACGGGCTTGATCTGGGAAACAAACTGAAATACGTAAAGATAATGAATAACGAAGATTTACGCCGCTTAAACAAAAGCCTGAACAACCTGATGGATGCCCGGCTTCTTTCCATTGTGGTTAATATTGTGGATATTATTGCGCACAGCCGATCTGATCTGCCCATTTTAAAAGAGATTGCGCCGGATGAGGCGGCTTTCCGCACTTTAACACGTTCCTGGTTTGAGCATTCGCCGCTGCTGTCCATTATCAGAGAAATCGGCAAAAGCGGTACGGTGGTTTTCATCACTTCCGACCACGGAAGCGTACGCGGTTTGCGCGGCACGCGTGTAATCGGAGATCGGGAAACCTCCACCAACTTACGTTACAAATACGGCCGCAGCCTGAAAGCCGACCCCAAGCACACCATTTTTATTAAAGAACCGGCCGAATGGCGGTTGCCGAAGCGCGGCATCAACACTACTTATGTCTTTGCCAAAGAAGACTTTTATCTGGTTTATCCGACCAATTACAACAAGTATTTGCATTACTATAAAGATAGTTTTCAGCACGGCGGCGTTTCGCTGGAAGAGATGTTGCTGCCCATCGTTCGGCTGGAAAGCAAAGAGTAA
- a CDS encoding energy transducer TonB, whose product MDLPLNFKAIKQDREKQVIILAFILSLLFHFFLFWLLNQEGLFKSAPLVQEKTPPQEVVITFPENKPKSKEWKIVENTNEDDQKPQETDLLSDRNSRARNPERTNRTGSLPRSAGNVKIPDYSAAPTFKNFQAFQTKTFNKRALIGEGATQEALDEESTKPEAPARQSRFQPGHNQILDQKDFSVEELGAISLSTYKWEWAPYVNAFKNKLYQVWFAPAAYYQLGLIHGYTVIRFTIDRDGQLIDFAVLKQVGHKSLEVASSEAIKAVFPFIPLPEDFPEEKLTITAKLIYPDLRKGR is encoded by the coding sequence ATGGATCTTCCTTTGAATTTTAAAGCAATAAAGCAGGATCGAGAAAAACAGGTTATTATTTTAGCCTTTATCCTCTCTTTGCTTTTCCACTTTTTTCTGTTTTGGCTTTTGAATCAGGAGGGTTTGTTCAAAAGCGCGCCGCTGGTTCAGGAAAAAACGCCGCCTCAGGAGGTGGTGATAACCTTTCCTGAAAACAAACCGAAATCTAAAGAATGGAAAATCGTTGAAAACACAAACGAGGATGATCAAAAGCCGCAGGAAACGGACTTACTTTCAGACCGTAATTCACGGGCCAGGAATCCCGAAAGAACCAACCGTACCGGCTCCCTGCCCAGAAGCGCAGGCAACGTTAAAATTCCGGACTATTCAGCAGCTCCGACTTTTAAAAATTTCCAGGCCTTTCAAACCAAAACTTTCAACAAAAGAGCGTTAATTGGCGAGGGCGCCACACAGGAGGCCCTGGATGAAGAATCTACCAAACCAGAAGCGCCTGCCCGGCAGTCCCGTTTTCAGCCCGGCCACAACCAGATACTCGATCAAAAGGATTTTTCAGTCGAGGAATTGGGAGCCATCTCGTTAAGCACCTACAAATGGGAATGGGCGCCCTATGTAAACGCTTTTAAAAACAAGCTTTATCAGGTCTGGTTTGCGCCGGCGGCTTATTATCAATTGGGATTGATTCACGGTTACACCGTTATCCGCTTCACCATCGATCGAGATGGTCAGTTAATCGATTTTGCCGTATTAAAACAGGTGGGACATAAATCGCTGGAAGTGGCCAGCTCGGAGGCTATTAAGGCCGTTTTTCCGTTTATTCCTTTACCGGAAGATTTTCCGGAAGAAAAATTGACCATTACAGCAAAACTCATATATCCGGATTTAAGAAAAGGGAGATGA
- a CDS encoding MotA/TolQ/ExbB proton channel family protein, which yields MLELFERGGIMMYPLALTSLIAVAFIIERAISLRKKKILVPEILSVVENFRSLNDIDLARNICGKYQGPLSNIVLMALENFHVSKEEMREILEDQGRQEIRGLQRGLVVLETIASAAPLMGLLGTVIGMVEVFNVIQDQGIGQTAALSGGISQALLTTVTGLFVGIPALIAYYYFSHKSENLILDIEKYTNQLMNKIARIKQQDKALETLEKDQ from the coding sequence ATGTTAGAACTTTTTGAGCGTGGCGGAATTATGATGTATCCGTTGGCCCTGACATCTTTAATTGCAGTAGCTTTTATTATTGAACGGGCCATTTCGTTACGTAAAAAGAAAATATTGGTGCCGGAGATTTTATCGGTGGTTGAAAATTTCCGGTCGCTTAACGATATTGATCTGGCAAGAAATATTTGCGGAAAATATCAGGGGCCGCTTTCCAATATCGTATTGATGGCCCTGGAAAATTTTCATGTAAGTAAGGAAGAAATGCGTGAAATTCTGGAAGATCAGGGTCGGCAGGAAATCCGTGGTTTACAGCGCGGCCTGGTTGTTCTGGAAACCATCGCCTCCGCGGCGCCATTGATGGGCCTTCTGGGCACGGTGATCGGCATGGTCGAGGTATTCAATGTCATTCAGGATCAAGGCATCGGGCAAACGGCGGCGCTTTCCGGCGGTATTTCACAAGCCCTGCTAACCACGGTTACCGGCCTTTTTGTTGGAATCCCGGCCTTAATTGCTTATTATTACTTTTCACACAAGTCTGAGAATTTAATCCTGGACATCGAAAAGTACACCAACCAGCTGATGAATAAAATCGCCAGGATTAAACAGCAGGATAAAGCGCTCGAAACCTTAGAAAAAGATCAATAA
- a CDS encoding ExbD/TolR family protein, with protein sequence MKLLTKEKRRLAINLTPLIDVLFILIIFFAVSSTFLEQPGIELDLPKAKSSEGHTTQRVIIYVDKDKNIFLNDNIVSINNLIDEMKKLADMRKDKSIVVKADAAVPHGLVITIMDLLRQQGIYKMVVSTVKPQSSK encoded by the coding sequence ATGAAATTGCTAACAAAAGAAAAACGCCGGCTGGCCATTAATCTGACGCCGCTCATCGATGTCCTTTTTATTTTAATTATTTTCTTTGCGGTGTCGTCCACTTTTTTGGAGCAGCCAGGCATTGAATTGGACCTGCCCAAGGCCAAAAGTTCGGAAGGGCATACCACCCAACGCGTCATCATTTATGTGGATAAAGATAAAAATATTTTTCTGAACGATAACATCGTTTCCATTAACAATTTAATCGACGAAATGAAAAAATTGGCGGATATGCGCAAGGATAAAAGCATTGTGGTTAAGGCAGATGCCGCCGTTCCGCATGGTCTGGTCATTACCATCATGGATTTATTACGCCAGCAGGGAATTTACAAAATGGTCGTTTCCACCGTCAAACCTCAAAGTTCAAAGTAG
- a CDS encoding homoserine dehydrogenase gives MARKKDINFALLGLGKLGLGFYKLWAAKKDEILKKTGFNLNLKKILVKHINFERPDFVDQSLITDDLKEIVNDPEIKIAIDAIGGIEPTFKIIKEIISSKIHLISANRMLLAARMHEIADLANKNHIYIQPEPSLGGGVPIISAIQRDLLANNVKALYGILSGTSNLILTKMTDERISLQEALKSREILQQGESLSIVDYEGSDAAQKVSILAAAAFGIDLNYLQVYAEGIAEITEFDIKCADDFGYVFKFLAIIRDHGDRFEVRVHPTLVPKNHPLALVRGEYNAYLIETDLLDDFMVYGKGVGLDATSSLILRDLLFLGNIIRYSPRRLDMYYLNWNDKPVAKIEDVESAYYIRFPCQDKPGVIGLIATILGKNKINIASAHAEVEKTYANSIGFVHILIDRAKEKQVLKSIRDVEALNITKGKVKLFRILKEV, from the coding sequence ATGGCACGAAAAAAAGACATCAATTTTGCCCTACTGGGCCTTGGTAAGCTGGGGCTGGGCTTTTATAAATTGTGGGCTGCCAAAAAGGACGAAATTTTAAAAAAAACAGGCTTTAATTTAAACCTGAAAAAAATACTGGTTAAACATATAAACTTTGAACGACCGGATTTTGTCGATCAATCGTTAATTACTGACGATTTAAAAGAAATTGTGAACGATCCGGAGATAAAAATTGCCATTGACGCCATCGGCGGTATTGAACCCACTTTTAAAATAATCAAAGAAATTATTTCCAGCAAAATACATTTGATTTCGGCAAACCGCATGCTGCTGGCGGCACGGATGCACGAGATAGCCGATCTGGCAAATAAAAACCACATTTACATTCAACCCGAGCCTTCGCTGGGTGGAGGCGTGCCAATCATCAGCGCCATACAACGCGATTTACTGGCTAACAATGTCAAAGCGCTGTACGGCATTTTAAGCGGCACATCGAATTTAATTTTAACCAAAATGACCGACGAAAGAATCTCGCTGCAGGAGGCCTTAAAGTCCAGAGAAATTTTACAGCAAGGAGAAAGCCTTTCAATTGTGGATTACGAAGGATCGGATGCGGCGCAAAAGGTTTCTATACTGGCGGCCGCGGCTTTTGGGATTGACTTAAACTATCTGCAAGTTTACGCCGAAGGCATAGCCGAAATCACAGAATTTGACATCAAATGCGCCGATGATTTTGGTTATGTGTTTAAATTTTTAGCCATTATCCGCGACCACGGCGACCGTTTTGAAGTGCGCGTGCACCCCACGCTGGTTCCTAAAAACCACCCTCTGGCGCTGGTTAGAGGCGAGTACAATGCCTATCTGATTGAAACGGATTTGCTGGATGACTTTATGGTTTACGGAAAGGGCGTGGGACTCGACGCTACCAGTAGCCTTATTTTACGCGATTTGTTGTTTTTAGGGAATATTATCCGTTATTCTCCAAGACGCCTGGATATGTATTATTTGAACTGGAATGATAAGCCGGTGGCAAAAATTGAAGATGTGGAATCGGCCTATTACATTCGCTTCCCCTGTCAGGATAAACCGGGCGTTATTGGTTTAATCGCCACCATTCTGGGTAAAAATAAAATTAATATTGCTTCGGCACACGCAGAAGTTGAAAAAACTTACGCCAATTCCATTGGTTTTGTACACATTTTAATTGATCGGGCTAAAGAAAAACAGGTATTAAAATCAATACGCGATGTGGAAGCGTTGAATATCACCAAAGGTAAGGTGAAACTATTTAGAATCTTGAAGGAGGTTTAG
- a CDS encoding fumarylacetoacetate hydrolase family protein, protein MNTVRLIEDGHFTPSKIIGVGLNYSEHIAEMKSKRSDEPVIFIKPNSALCRIYEPIAIPLHYGAVHHEIELAVLIGKTGFEISEAQAMDYVAGFGIALDLTLRDVQKRAKDQGRPWAIAKGFKNACPISDFFKKEQIQNPQNLELKLIVNGQLRQKGNTNQMLFKIPELIVYVSKFFPLETGDILLTGTPSGVGPLQPGDMVEVEIESIANVQTKIVGWSHER, encoded by the coding sequence ATGAATACCGTGCGTTTAATCGAAGACGGTCATTTTACGCCGTCCAAAATTATCGGTGTCGGCTTAAATTACTCAGAGCACATTGCAGAAATGAAATCAAAACGTAGCGACGAACCGGTGATTTTTATAAAACCAAACTCTGCTCTCTGCCGCATTTACGAACCGATTGCCATTCCTTTGCATTATGGTGCAGTACACCATGAAATTGAACTGGCCGTTTTGATTGGCAAGACCGGTTTTGAAATATCTGAAGCTCAGGCCATGGATTATGTGGCCGGATTTGGCATTGCCCTGGACTTAACCCTGCGAGATGTACAGAAAAGAGCAAAAGATCAGGGGCGGCCATGGGCTATTGCCAAGGGCTTTAAAAATGCCTGCCCCATTTCTGATTTCTTCAAAAAAGAACAAATTCAAAATCCGCAAAATCTGGAGCTGAAGTTGATCGTCAACGGCCAGCTCAGGCAGAAAGGCAATACCAATCAAATGCTTTTTAAAATTCCGGAATTAATCGTTTATGTAAGTAAATTCTTTCCCCTTGAAACGGGCGATATCTTGCTTACCGGCACTCCATCCGGAGTTGGGCCGTTGCAGCCCGGAGATATGGTTGAGGTAGAAATAGAGTCGATTGCCAACGTACAAACCAAAATCGTCGGCTGGAGCCATGAAAGATAA
- the mazG gene encoding nucleoside triphosphate pyrophosphohydrolase, protein MKDKQKFTMDDLLQIMHRLRKECPWDARQTHESLRQFLLEETYEVLETIDQKQWQKMAGELGDLLLQIVFHSEIAAEDNRFDFSDVVDHICKKLIARHPHVFGEKQLQDARQVKDNWEHTKVRDEGRTSLLSGVPAAAPALLQAQRLQEKAATVGFDWPEIEPVFDKVIEELHELKQAVKEGNQQEKENELGDLLFALVNLGRFLNITAEDALRKTNRKFLRRFQHIERQYRGDVKAMQQATLDELDKHWEQAKKNEKK, encoded by the coding sequence ATGAAAGATAAGCAAAAATTCACCATGGACGATTTGCTACAAATCATGCATCGGCTACGCAAGGAGTGCCCCTGGGACGCCAGACAGACCCATGAGTCGTTACGCCAGTTCCTGCTGGAAGAGACCTACGAAGTACTGGAAACCATCGATCAAAAGCAGTGGCAAAAAATGGCCGGGGAACTTGGCGATCTTTTGCTGCAGATTGTCTTCCATAGTGAAATAGCGGCGGAAGATAACCGGTTTGATTTTTCAGATGTGGTTGACCATATTTGCAAAAAATTAATCGCGCGGCATCCCCACGTTTTTGGAGAAAAGCAGCTGCAAGACGCCCGGCAGGTTAAGGATAACTGGGAACATACCAAAGTCCGGGATGAAGGCCGAACCTCGCTGTTAAGCGGCGTTCCAGCGGCCGCCCCGGCCCTGCTTCAGGCGCAGCGTTTGCAGGAAAAAGCGGCCACCGTTGGCTTTGACTGGCCCGAAATCGAGCCGGTCTTTGATAAGGTTATTGAGGAACTGCATGAATTGAAGCAGGCCGTTAAAGAGGGAAACCAGCAAGAGAAAGAGAACGAATTGGGCGATTTGTTGTTCGCCCTGGTTAATCTCGGCCGTTTTTTAAATATCACCGCCGAGGATGCTCTGCGCAAAACCAATCGAAAATTTTTACGCCGTTTTCAACACATTGAACGCCAGTACAGGGGCGATGTAAAAGCCATGCAACAGGCTACACTGGATGAACTGGATAAACACTGGGAACAGGCAAAAAAGAATGAAAAAAAGTAA
- a CDS encoding ATP-binding protein, whose amino-acid sequence MKKSNLLLIKDNLETFTDFNALALAAAKALAAAYPRLPFVVVGYRPAPNPLSVLYSNNLNLERSGELSSLETIYQQLGESFDQVFVPDHVSYDEKFILITKKQELKKPEIKAFIEDWRALHTILKNYLEHHLAEQNMEYGNQISQLIHDVDALMRLWKDPAQEAERIEKRLIYQSNLNKRLLFFVRDVELLKSRVNIKELIDAVFEEGEFKSLKDKIEFRENIERESIEVDLELFNMALKETLHNALKAAKNDLNKIEIKISKVTVDLHFFLNQWLIVTIINSGTGINPDYLPWVKTPYFTTWKEDGNTGFGLAICQKILAAHQGYLDVKSATDGKTEVSLCWPMIENE is encoded by the coding sequence ATGAAAAAAAGTAATCTTCTGTTAATAAAAGATAACCTGGAAACATTTACCGATTTTAACGCGCTGGCCCTGGCCGCGGCAAAAGCGCTGGCCGCGGCGTATCCTCGCCTGCCGTTCGTGGTGGTTGGCTACCGGCCCGCGCCCAATCCATTGTCCGTTTTGTATTCGAACAACCTTAACCTGGAGCGCTCTGGCGAGTTATCCTCGCTGGAAACCATTTATCAACAGCTTGGCGAGTCGTTCGACCAGGTTTTTGTTCCGGATCATGTATCCTATGATGAAAAATTTATTCTCATTACAAAAAAGCAGGAGCTTAAAAAGCCGGAGATAAAAGCTTTTATCGAAGACTGGCGCGCCCTGCACACCATTCTAAAAAATTATCTGGAACATCACCTGGCAGAGCAAAATATGGAGTATGGAAATCAAATTTCGCAATTAATCCACGATGTTGACGCTTTAATGCGTTTATGGAAAGATCCGGCCCAAGAGGCAGAGCGCATTGAAAAACGACTAATTTACCAGAGTAATTTAAACAAAAGACTACTCTTTTTTGTGCGAGATGTAGAATTATTAAAATCTCGCGTCAATATTAAAGAGTTAATAGATGCCGTATTTGAAGAGGGTGAATTTAAAAGTTTAAAAGATAAAATTGAGTTTCGGGAGAACATTGAGCGGGAATCGATTGAGGTTGATCTGGAATTGTTCAACATGGCCCTTAAAGAAACTCTGCATAATGCGCTAAAAGCTGCCAAAAACGATTTAAATAAAATAGAGATAAAAATTTCGAAAGTTACCGTTGATTTGCATTTTTTTCTAAATCAATGGCTGATCGTAACGATTATAAATAGCGGTACCGGAATAAATCCGGATTATCTGCCGTGGGTTAAAACGCCCTATTTTACCACCTGGAAAGAGGATGGGAACACAGGATTTGGATTAGCCATTTGTCAAAAAATTTTAGCCGCACATCAGGGATATCTGGATGTGAAGTCAGCCACGGACGGGAAAACAGAGGTAAGTTTGTGTTGGCCAATGATAGAAAATGAATAA